A window from Mytilus galloprovincialis chromosome 8, xbMytGall1.hap1.1, whole genome shotgun sequence encodes these proteins:
- the LOC143043832 gene encoding uncharacterized protein LOC143043832 yields MFRVEYSIPLSWPPSNRQIIRYIGFLSLNHYSSSTTRSYISGISYKLKIQGNEDLTKSFIIQKLLGGCDRLYKSKDLREPLTIDILIRLNVALRHVCSSRYETILFQTAFNLAFAAFLRVSEFAITTNVMLEHVLHRRHVNIDYPFCKLDLEMMVLFFCHINGKSLTRFQFQTVLNKGLKFLSLNTSRFNTHSFRIGAATSAFMSGKTENKIKTMGRWMSSSFQRYIRIPNI; encoded by the exons ATGTTCAGGGTGGAATATTCTATTCCCCTTAGTTGGCCACCAAGTAACAGACAAATAATTCGTTATATTGGTTTTTTGTCACTAAATCATTATTCATCATCTACAACTAGATCATATATATCTGGAATAAGttacaaattaaaaattcaaGGGAATGAAGATTTAACTAAATCTTTTATCATTCAGAAACTTTTGGGTGGTTGTGATAGACTTTACAAGTCTAAAGATCTTCGGGAACCTTTGACTATTGATATTTTGATTAGATTAAATGTGGCTTTGAGGCACGTGTGCTCTTCAAGATATGAAACAATATTGTTTCAAACAGCATTTAACTTAGCTTTTGCTGCATTTTTACGTGTGAGTGAATTTGCCATTACAACAAATGTTATGCTAGAGCATGTTTTACACAGGCGGCATGTTAATATTGACTAT CCTTTTTGCAAATTAGACCTGGAAATGATGGTCCTCTTTTTTTGCCATATAAATGGGAAATCATTGACAAGATTTCAGTTTCAGACTGTTTTAAACAAAGGACTCAAGTTTTTGAGTTTAAACACATCTAGATTTAATACGCATTCGTTTAGAATAGGAGCAGCGACGTCAGCCTTTATGTCTGGTAAAactgaaaataagattaaaaccaTGGGTCGCTGGATGTCGTCTTCATTTCAGCGCTACATTAGAATTCCTAATATTTAA
- the LOC143043833 gene encoding tripartite motif-containing protein 46-like, with translation MTVNPLKTIMTIMIYDRNNKDFYLLLNENSLLIRKKSYSISVYGRDLNNLVITTYKQKIKMAQAASKTCEICVSGPGHNYCEQCGQLFCDGCKISHLRTKMSKNHTFLSGSNINPEVKQYCKEHDENFIYYCMECSTPICKICVIKKHKSHDFAEIKESTEGIKAEIKMVIDMKMRNLQSKIADINQGTHTYQADVQKVIQAIKGEGRHLKEMIDQKVEGLINTVKEKDRRNVQTLQSVGNELKTALDKAKEQQKFYQDTQGIKDTTKLLQKLKQIKSQIDQIEEMKIPIMPSVKYAKKSVAEGEIGKLFGELTFGETVKKKENPKPKENVRVTRTAKQYRYRCCECR, from the coding sequence ATGACAGTTAATCctttaaaaacaataatgacAATAATGATTTATGATAGGAATAATAAAGACTTTTACCTTTTATTAAACGAAAATTCATTACTGATCCGGAAAAAAAGTTATTCTATCTCCGTATATGGCCGGGATTTAAATAACCTTGTCATAACAActtacaaacaaaaaatcaaaatggccCAGGCTGCTTCTAAAACGTGTGAAATTTGTGTTTCCGGACCTGGGCATAATTATTGTGAACAGTGTGGCCAGCTGTTTTGTGATGGATGTAAAATATCTCATTTACGGACAAAGATGAGCAAAAACCATACATTTCTAAGTGGTTCAAATATAAACCCGGAAGTTAAACAATATTGTAAAGAACATGATGAAAACTTTATTTATTACTGCATGGAATGTAGTACGCCGATTTGTAAAATATGTGTgattaaaaaacacaaatcaCATGACTTTGCTGAAATCAAGGAATCAACTGAGGGAATCAAAGCTGAGATCAAAATGGTGATCGACATGAAGATGAGAAACTTGCAGTCAAAGATAGCAGATATTAACCAAGGTACCCATACATATCAAGCTGATGTACAGAAAGTTATCCAGGCTATAAAAGGAGAAGGCAGACACTTGAAAGAGATGATTGATCAGAAAGTCGAAGGTCTGATTAATACTGTAAAGGAGAAAGATAGAAGGAATGTTCAAACCTTACAGTCTGTTGGCAATGAGttaaaaacagctttggataAGGCAAAGGAGCAGCAGAAATTTTATCAAGACACCCAGGGTATAAAAGATACTACGAAGTTGTTACAAAAGCTAAAACAAATAAAGTCACAAATCGATCAAATAGAAGAAATGAAGATTCCTATTATGCCATCAGTCAAATATGCCAAAAAGTCAGTAGCAGAGGGAGAAATAGGAAAACTGTTTGGGGAACTAACATTTGG